The Anoplopoma fimbria isolate UVic2021 breed Golden Eagle Sablefish chromosome 20, Afim_UVic_2022, whole genome shotgun sequence genome includes a window with the following:
- the rnf41l gene encoding RING finger protein 151 yields MGYDLERFVGYVNEGLLCCVCRDVLERPLQAPCEHAYCSACISSWLVHHHSCPEDRLPLDVGTLKPLYRYMRNDLNRLQIRCVNAGQGCEVVCSLESLNTHEDECEFAYISCSNTGCSLQVERRGLQAHLSECNFRSRECLNGCGHTLLSIDQSQHNCVAELRTEVEMLRAEMLCKVEEVRREMESRLDSQRRHMVQKESQLKNDMEELKGQLSRVMCDMRALLGAERLRRQELAEAELEKRELLELLRDMQPIRSQHPVEPTSRDLHQGALQTSGRELHTEPTRHQQREASLLASSLSLHSAQALNISGPPPSPQLGEGTRKGGTRSLTLDCIKRKSREVTVI; encoded by the exons ATGGGCTATGATCTGGAGCGGTTTGTGGGCTATGTGAACGAGGGTcttctgtgctgtgtgtgtcgAGACGTGTTGGAGCGCCCTCTCCAGGCGCCCTGCGAACACGCCTACTGCAGCGCCTGCATCAGCAGTTGGCTGGTCCATCACCACTCCTGTCCTGAGGACAGACTTCCACTTGATGTAGGCACTCTAAAACCGCTGTACAG GTACATGCGTAATGACCTCAACCGCCTGCAGATACGTTGTGTGAATGCAGGGCAGGGTTGTGAGGTGGTCTGCTCCCTGGAGAGCCTGAACACACATGAGGATGAGTGCGAGTTTGCCTATATTTCCTGCTCTAACACAG GTTGTTCCTTGCAGGTAGAGAGGCGGGGTTTGCAGGCTCACCTGTCCGAATGCAACTTCCGCAGCAGGGAGTGTCTCAACGGCTGCGGCCACACCCTCCTCTCCAtcgaccaatcacagcacaaCTGTGTAGCAGAACTGCGCACAGAAGTGGAGATgctcag GGCAGAGATGCTGTgcaaggtggaggaggtgagacGAGAGATGGAGTCCCGGTTGGACTCTCAAAGGAGACACATGGTGCAGAAAGAGTCGCAGCTGAAGAATGACATGGAGGAGCTCAAG GGTCAGTTGTCCCGAGTGATGTGTGACATGAGAGCCTTGTTAGGAGCAGAGCGTCTGAGAAGACAGGAGCTGGCAGAGGCCGAGCTGGAGAAGAGGGAACTACTGGAGCTCCTCAGAGACATGCAGCCAATCAGGAGTCAGCATCCTGTTGAACCGACATCCAGGGACCTTCATCAGGGAGCCCTGCAAACATCCGGACGGGAGTTGCACACTGAGCCGACAAGACACCAGCAGAGGGAGGCGTCTTTACTTGCCTCCAGTCTGTCACTGCATTCAGCTCAGGCATTAAATATATCTGGTCCACCTCCATCACCTCAGCTGGGAGAGGGGACGCGCAAGGGCGGGACCAGGAGCCTGACTCTAGACTGCATCAAGAGGAAGAGTCGGGAGGTGACGGTCATCTGA
- the virma gene encoding protein virilizer homolog yields the protein MAGDTTTELLFIDTFKHQNAELTNVDVVRFPCGVLITEVRVIPPGIKAHSNLPDNRAFGETSPHAFQLELFFNNATKPNNSTFHRLGSLEYDENKSIVFRPSGKVNTDGLVLRGWYTSLTIAVYGTAERSHGHDQSSPPPPPPPPPQQPSGAKRIVKQEWEKDDQYNGSPPRPAPRGPRTPPGPPPPDDDDEEPVQVIVGVVKAEPSEGRDDYLEAVSPERSLPADETYSDAEQEEEGDEEEEEEQEEEEDARTEGSVPEEDEEVEEEDEGDDGYEQISSDEDDLDNGSFKLPTFDMDYTPEDLASVPPVQYDPYERELRPLLYFTPPYKTRFDTQFEKASVEEPRDPGGTEAPAGGEEAEAVAQLKELLASIGDDRDARWVTALEQAPALLAKGLAYLIKQGEGEMEEPVGVLVKWALQALSMEIALTQPIALNLRQLKAGAKLASHLAECPQGLSVLLREGALDVLLELVQADHVSSTLKLNILRALGALTSAPAGAEAFLHTGESEKSGYQRLVQLFLREETVRVITAGNTILQKSHMYEILVDLQRAAAAWSEPQQEEMEDADIPMEEEPSLSSSPVSEAELDRLAGVLEELHHLLETAPNCMVQPPGKAFPTTARITGPQERDDPYPTLYRYMHACHFLESTAAVLSTAAAAGHLGVTQAVRELLRFLSLTQSGLLFLLAQPTPTNLLLRLLASMAEAESEETTFTGGEGGVTGPGFGEEGFGVWLMQALHALQGVSELMSHVAAGGDGGVGLEEGDNAEVLGMLHALYLMTFTQTGRSAVAHVLSLDNNLSCLVTLLQHHSKDGQGEAKARKAVTYNYACMLVLLVAQSSNELRMMEQYAAPLLAIAKADDTNAKLQELSKWLEPLEKLRFEIGSIPTLIDYVKQNVENVLTAEGTGLVTALRVLCHIACPPPAVEGQQRDLKWSLAGVQLFSGEGMDMCVRVLQKLCSLLLQPWRVHGHMGPTPQRCMILSICISTLRLLRTMLMELLRGGAFQFRDTRVASVLVSLHMIVCSIPASGRLDGEETKMQALIVDVLLTFTQGVNEEVTHTEETLASNTWSLMLKEVLGSLMKAPEGLFSGLTLLSELLPLPLPMQSTQVISIQDVAVALNTRKLWSMHIRAQWKVLSEALRCACATSCPPLLAMLRRMCVQLADLSSPTAILIMKTVLELLQEELQPAEGKAVCWGQVLRLLSLMDTLVSQKACKSATLHLLSGSVSGDEQLADLFPVLLALLVPPADHSLQQQQCSELVGTILQSLCDQDISLVVSPPGESCVSEAEQLANSLPGREMMPLVCNASLEVLGNSESSVPLLLTCIRTLTFLTEHDYGLYHLKVALKKYGTGLGSLLKRLVFAFNKDAADLLSALLDFLRQILNTETMCVDEVQGSGEESVFAPPRLLTGSEMKALLQWEGSESHPLPTLEKQITKLCKEDDSLETMLETVIVLRQTLETAPDAPPAADTEPTLPAPETLAAQFNHRTVFILSEALDEQLKTLWFSPFQTDDIEVDLDMMKVDLVGLAQECCPELDLKAELERSFMSEPSSPGDSKAPKGFRLGKHKHETFITSGKSDYIEPAKRAHIMAAPRGRGGRGGFGQNLCRPHDIFRQRKQNTSRPPSMHVDDFVAAEFKDITTPLGLLPPKRPPKSSPKPPTRGLFTGNRGRGTFHSQTRFFTPPQPKGVLLSGNYTRRDGGRGSSWSGQVPAVTHRGTYSEPRGGQSNFTRGPLPSRQPPASAYRLAPRDRAPRGRGGAGLSWLSGGGGGGSAGGGGGGGGGGGRGSQGSKFSGGGGSGGGRGRHVRSFTR from the exons ATGGCGGGGGACACTACAACCGAGCTTCTTTTTATAGATACGTTTAAGCACCAGAATGCAGAG TTAACCAACGTGGATGTGGTGCGGTTTCCTTGCGGGGTGCTGATCACAGAAGTGCGGGTCATTCCTCCAGGGATCAAAGCACACAGCAATCTACCTGACAACAGAGCATTTGG GGAGACGTCACCTCATGCCTTTCAGTTAGAGCTGTTCTTTAATAATGCCACCAAACCCAACAACTCCACGTTCCACAGACTGGGCAG TCTGGAGTATGATGAGAACAAGTCCATCGTGTTCAGACCCAGTGGAAAG GTGAACACAGACGGCCTGGTGCTGCGTGGCTGGTACACCAGTCTGACCATAGCAGTGTACGGGACAGCAGAGCGCTCACATGGACATGACCAatcctcaccccctcctccgccccccccacccccacaacAGCCAAGCGGGGCCAAGCGGATCGTTAAACAAG agtggGAAAAAGATGACCAGTACAATGGTAGCCCACCCAGACCAGCACCCAGAGGGCCTCGTACTCCACCTGGGCCTCCGCCCccggatgatgatgatgaagagccGGTCCAAGTGATTG TGGGCGTGGTCAAAGCCGAGCCAAGCGAGGGCCGCGACGACTACCTGGAGGCTGTCTCACCTGAGAGGTCCCTGCCTGCTGATGAGACATACTCAGATGCTGAACAAGAGGAAGaaggggatgaggaggaggaagaggagcaagaggaggaagaagatgccCGGACCGAGGGGAGTGTTCCGGAAGAGGACGaagaagtggaggaggaagatgagg GCGATGATGGCTATGAGCAGATTTCCAGCGATGAGGATGATCTGGATAATGGTAGCTTCAAGCTGCCCACCTTTGACATGGACTACACTCCTGAGGACCTGGCATCTGTCCCACCTGTCCAGTATGACCCGTATGAGAGAGAACTCAGACCCCTGCTGTACTTTACACCTCCATACAAAACCCGCTTTGATACCCAGTTTGAAAAGGCCAGTGTGGAGGAACCCAGGGACCCTGGTGGAACTGAAGCGCCCGCAGGTGGCGAGGAGGCTGAGGCCGTTGCCCAGCTGAAAGAGCTACTAGCTAGTATTGGAGATGACAGAGACGCCCGCTGGGTCACTGCTCTGGAACAGGCCCCTGCTCTTCTGGCTAAAGGGTTGGCTTATTTAATCAAACAAGGAGAGGGCGAGATGGAGGAACCCGTTGGAGTTTTAGTCAAATGGGCGCTCCAAGCTCTGAGTATGGAGATTGCTCTCACACAACCCATTGCCCTTAATCTCAGACAATTGAAAGCCGGTGCCAAGCTAGCATCACACCTCGCAGAGTGTCCACAGGGCCTCTCGGTGCTGCTGCGTGAAGGGGCCCTGGATGTGCTGCTGGAGTTGGTCCAAGCCGACCACGTCTCCTCCACACTGAAGCTGAATATCCTGAGAGCTCTTGGGGCTCTGACCAGTGCTCCTGCTGGCGCAGAGGCTTTCCTGCATACGGGCGAGTCAGAGAAGAGTGGCTATCAG CGTTTAGTCCAGCTGTTCCTGCGTGAAGAAACAGTGAGGGTCATAACAGCTGGCAACACCATATTGCAGAAAAGCCACATGTATGAGATACTGGTCGACCTGCAacgtgcagcagcagcatggagtGAACCCCAGCAG gaggagatggaggatgcTGACATCCCCATGGAGGAGGAACCATCGCTGAGCTCCTCCCCTGTGAGCGAGGCAGAGCTTGATAGGCTGGCAGGGGTTTTGGAGGAGTTACACCACCTGCTAGAGACGGCCCCTAACTGCATGGTGCAGCCCCCTGGGAAAGCCTTCCCTACTACTGCTAGAATAACAGGACCACAGGAGAGGGACGATCCATACCCAACACTCTATAG GTATATGCATGCATGCCATTTCCTGGAGAGCACGGCAGCGGTGTTGTCTACAGCTGCAGCGGCTGGTCACTTAGGGGTCACCCAAGCTGTTCGAGAGCTCCTACGCTTCCTGTCGCTCACCCAATCGGGTCTGCTGTTCCTCCTCGCCCAGCCCACTCCAACCAACCTGCTGCTGCGTCTCCTGGCATCCATGGCAGAAGCTGAGAGCGAGGAGACCACCTTTAcagggggagagggaggtgTGACGGGTCCAGGGTTTGGCGAAGAGGGCTTTGGCGTGTGGCTAATGCAGGCGCTGCATGCTCTGCAGGGTGTGTCAGAGCTCATGAGCCAtgtggctgcaggaggagacggaggagttGGGCTAGAGGAAGGTGACAATGCAGAGGTGCTGGGAATGCTCCATGCGCTCTACCTGATGACCTTCACACAGACTGGTCGCAGTGCCGTGGCCCACGTCCTCAGCCTGGACAACAACCTGTCGTGTCTGGTCACTCTGCTCCAGCATCACAGCAAGGACGGACAGGG TGAGGCCAAAGCTCGCAAAGCAGTGACATATAATTATGCCTGTATGCTGGTGCTACTGGTAGCGCAGAGCTCTAATGAACTGAGGATGATGGAACAATATGCTGCCCCTCTTCTCGCCATAGCCAAGGCTGATGACACCAATGCCAAGTTACAGG AGCTTAGCAAATGGCTTGAGCCTCTGGAAAAACTTCGCTTTGAGATTGGCAGCATTCCCACACTCATAGACTACGTCAAACAG AATGTGGAAAATGTGTTGACTGCTGAGGGAACTGGACTAGTCACCGCTCTCAGGGTCCTTTGTCACATCGCCTGCCCCCCACCTGCTGTAGAGG GTCAGCAGAGAGATCTTAAGTGGAGTCTCGCAGGGGTCCAGCTGTTCTCCGGCGAGGGTAtggatatgtgtgtgcgtgtcttaCAAAAGCTGTGCAGCCTGTTGCTGCAGCCGTGGCGGGTGCACGGACACATGGGCCCCACGCCGCAGCGCTGCATGATCCTCAGTATATGCATCAGCACACTGCGATTGCTGCGCACCATGCTGATGGAGCTGCTACGCGGGGGAGCTTTCCAATTCAGGGACACTCGCGTGGCCAGTGTGTTGGTGTCGCTCCACATGATAGTCTGCTCCATCCCTGCATCTGGACGCCTGGACGGAGAGGAGACAAAAATGCAGGCGCTCATCGTTGACGTGCTGCTCACCTTCACGCAGGGAGTTAATGAAGAG GTGACTCATACGGAAGAGACTCTGGCCAGTAACACGTGGTCTCTGATGCTTAAAGAGGTTTTGGGCTCACTGATGAAAGCTCCTGAAGGTCTGTTCTCTGGTTTGACGTTGCTGTCTGAGCTCCTGCCTCTTCCTCTGCCAATGCAGAGCACTCAG GTGATATCAATCCAAGATGTGGCTGTAGCCTTAAACACAAGGAAGCTGTGGAGCATGCACATACGGGCGCAGTGGAAAGTGCTTTCTGAGGCGCTGAGGTGTGCGTGTGCCACCAGCTGCCCTCCTCTCCTGGCCATGCTGAGGAGAATGTGTGTTCAACTGGCGGACCTGTCTTCTCCCACCGCAATACTCATCATGAAGACggtgctggagctgctgcaggaggaacTGCAGCC GGCGGAGGGGAAAGCAGTGTGCTGGGGCCAGGTCCTGCGTCTGCTTTCTTTGATGGATACTCTGGTGTCACAGAAAGCTTGTAAGAGCGCAACACTGCACCTTCTGTCCGGGTCTGTGTCTGGAGATGAACAACTGGCCGATCTGTTCCCCGTGCTGCTGGCTCTGTTGGTTCCTCCAGCTGACCACTCCTTACAGCAGCAGCAATGCAGCGAACTAGTGGGGACAATATTACAGTCACTGTGTGACCAG GACATTTCTCTGGTGGTTTCTCCGCCTGGTGAGAGCTGTGTGTCGGAGGCTGAGCAGCTGGCCAATTCACTTCCAGGGCGTGAGATGATGCCATTGGTATGCAACGCCTCGTTGGAGGTTTTGGGGAATTCAGAGAGCAGTGTCCCACTCCTTCTCACCTGTATCAGGACTTTGACATTCCTCACCGAGCACGACTATGGACTCTATCACCTCAAAGT AGCTCTGAAGAAGTATGGTACTGGTCTAGGCTCCCTGTTGAAGAGATTGGTGTTCGCCTTCAACAAGGATGCAGCCGATTTGCTGTCAGCTCTTCTTGACTTCCTGAGACAGATCCTCAACACAGAAACAATG TGTGTAGATGAGGTCCAGGGGTCCGGCGAGGAGTCTGTCTTTGCTCCTCCACGGTTGCTAACGGGCTCTGAGATGAAAGCTCTACTGCAGTGGGAGGGGTCCGAATCCCATCCACTCCCTACTTTAGAGAAACAGATTACG AAACTATGTAAGGAAGATGATTCATTGGAGACGATGTTGGAGACTGTGATTGTCCTGAGGCAGACACTGGAGACGGCTCCAGACGCACCTCCTGCAGCTGACACTGAGCCCACTCTGCCAGCACCCGAGACGCTCGCGGCCCAGTTTAATCACAG GACGGTGTTCATTCTATCAGAAGCTCTGGATGAGCAGCTGAAGACTCTGTGGTTCTCTCCCTTCCAAACGGATGACATCGAAGTAGATCTTGATATG ATGAAGGTGGATCTGGTGGGTCTGGCTCAGGAGTGTTGTCCAGAACTGGACCTGAAGGCAGAGCTGGAGCGTTCATTCATGTCTGAGCCCTCCTCTCCTGGTGACTCTAAGGCCCCAAAAGGCTTCAGACTtggcaaacacaaacatgagacGTTCATTACAAG TGGTAAATCCGACTACATTGAGCCGGCTAAGAGAGCCCACATTATGGCGGCTCCTCGAGGCCGTGGAGGTCGAGGAGGATTTGGACAGAATCTCTGCCGACCCCATGATATCTTCCGCCAGCGCAAACAGAACACCTCCCGTCCTCCCAGTATGCATGTTGATGACTTTGTAGCGGCGGAGTTTAAAGACATTACGACTCCTCTTGGACTTTTGCCTCCTAAACGGCCCCCGAAGAGCTCCCCAAAACCCCCCACCAGAGGACTGTTCACTGGTAACAGAGGCAGAGGCACCTTCCACAGCCAGACACGCTTTTTCACTCCCCCACAACCTAAAGGTGTTCTGCTGTCGG GTAACTACACCCGCAGAGACGGAGGCCGTGGTTCATCGTGGAGCGGCCAAGTTCCAGCTGTCACTCACAGAGGGACCTACAGTGAACCACGCGGAGGCCAGAGCAACTTCACACGAGGACCGCTGCCATCCAGACAACCCCCAGCAA GTGCATATCGGCTGGCTCCACGGGACAGAGCCCCGAGGGGAAGAGGAGGCGCTGGCCTGTCCTGGCTTAGCGGGGGAGGAGGCGGTGGCAgcgctggaggaggaggcggaggaggcggaggaggggggagaggatcTCAGGGGAGCAAATTCAGTGGTGGGGGAGGGAGTGGAGGTGGGAGGGGCAGACATGTTCGCTCCTTCACCAGGTAA